The Blautia obeum ATCC 29174 region TCAGTATCATCCGTATTCTAATGAATGGGGGCCGATGCACTGGGGACATGTGACAAGTAAGGATCTTATCACCTGGGAGAGACTTCCACTTGCCATGGTTCCGGAAGAATCCTATGATAATTTCGGATGTTTCTCCGGAAGTGGTGTTGAGCTTCCGGATGGCCGACATCTTCTGATGTATACAGGTGTTGGATATGTAAGTGATATTCCAATGGCCAATGGAGAACTTCCAACACACCAGACACAGTGTCTGGCAGTGGGTGATGGAACAGATTACGAGAAATATGAAAAGAATCCGGTTATTACCGGAGATGATATTCCCGTAGGCGGAAGCAAAGTTGATTTCCGTGATCCTAAGATCTGGAAAGATGAGGATGGATTTTATTATGCAGTTGTTGCAAATATGATGGACGATGGAAACGGCCGGATCCTTCTTTTCAGAAGTACAGATGCATTTCAGTGGCAGTATGTATGCGTACTTGACCACAGTGATGAAAAACTTGGAAAAATGTGGGAATGTCCGGATTTCTATGAAGTAGATGGAAAGCATGTCCTGGTCGTAAGCCCGATGGCGATGATGCCGGATGGTCTGAAGTTCCACGTAGGTCACAGTGTCATTTATCTGACAGGAACTTATGACAAAAAGACACATCAGTTTATCAGAGAGGATGTGCAGCCGCTTGACAGTGGAATTGATTTCTATGCTCCGCAGAGTATGCTGACACCGGATGGCCGACGCGTGATGATCGCGTGGATGCAGGCATGGCCGAATTCCAAATTTGTTCCGGATGGTGTGAAATATTTCGGGCAGATGACAGTTCCGAGGGAAATCAATTACCGTAATGGAAAACTCATTCAGCAGCCGGTTCGTGAGATTGAAAATTATCGTGGAGAACATGTTCACTATGAGGATGTGGAAATCTCCGATGAAACTGTTCTGAATGGTGTAGACGGACGTGTGCTTGATATGACAGTGAAGCTGAAGGTAAC contains the following coding sequences:
- a CDS encoding glycoside hydrolase family 32 protein, whose protein sequence is MSKEKLMRAREFEQEQLKRISPEERPCYHVTGGSGWINDPNGFSFYKDEYHLFYQYHPYSNEWGPMHWGHVTSKDLITWERLPLAMVPEESYDNFGCFSGSGVELPDGRHLLMYTGVGYVSDIPMANGELPTHQTQCLAVGDGTDYEKYEKNPVITGDDIPVGGSKVDFRDPKIWKDEDGFYYAVVANMMDDGNGRILLFRSTDAFQWQYVCVLDHSDEKLGKMWECPDFYEVDGKHVLVVSPMAMMPDGLKFHVGHSVIYLTGTYDKKTHQFIREDVQPLDSGIDFYAPQSMLTPDGRRVMIAWMQAWPNSKFVPDGVKYFGQMTVPREINYRNGKLIQQPVREIENYRGEHVHYEDVEISDETVLNGVDGRVLDMTVKLKVTDEFKKFTIKLAADETYDSTITYDPVREVLSLDRSRSGYMYDILHTRDIQVKPADGEVTLRILMDRFSVEIFINDGSQTATMVLFTPQKADNISFAADGKAQISVEKYTLTF